From a region of the Deltaproteobacteria bacterium genome:
- the rplL gene encoding 50S ribosomal protein L7/L12 — MAEITKADVVSFIEGMTVLELSELVKELEEKFGVSAAAPVAVAAAGTPAAAAATAAEEKTEFDVVLTGFGNEKIQVIKVVRAITGLGLKEAKDLVEGVPKPIKEAVQKDEAEDIKKKIEEVGGAVEIK; from the coding sequence ATGGCAGAGATTACTAAGGCGGATGTCGTAAGTTTTATTGAAGGAATGACGGTTCTCGAGCTTTCGGAACTTGTAAAGGAATTGGAGGAGAAGTTCGGTGTATCTGCAGCGGCGCCTGTGGCGGTAGCGGCAGCTGGAACGCCTGCGGCGGCAGCGGCAACAGCTGCCGAGGAGAAGACCGAGTTTGATGTGGTCCTCACGGGATTTGGCAATGAGAAGATTCAAGTCATTAAGGTTGTTCGGGCCATCACCGGTCTGGGACTGAAAGAGGCGAAGGATCTGGTGGAAGGTGTGCCGAAGCCGATCAAAGAGGCCGTGCAGAAGGACGAAGCCGAGGACATCAAAAAGAAGATTGAAGAAGTGGGCGGTGCCGTGGAGATCAAGTAG
- the rplJ gene encoding 50S ribosomal protein L10 has protein sequence MDRRTKEKVIAELHDKLEGVRLAVLANYSGLNVEKITALRNALRKSDTELRVVKNTLLEIASRDTCAAVLKDYLKGPLAIVLNNGDVVEPAKTLVDFAKKNAQLELVAGVLEGKVLDVSQINALAELPGREVLLAKLLSVMVGVQTSLVNVLSAVPRGLVQVLDAYRVKKENDN, from the coding sequence TTGGATCGGAGAACGAAAGAAAAAGTTATCGCAGAGCTTCATGACAAACTGGAAGGAGTGAGGCTCGCAGTCCTTGCGAATTACAGTGGTCTTAATGTCGAAAAGATCACAGCCCTGAGAAACGCCCTGAGAAAATCCGACACAGAGCTGCGGGTCGTCAAAAACACCCTTTTGGAGATTGCTTCCAGAGACACGTGTGCGGCAGTCCTGAAAGATTACCTGAAGGGGCCTTTGGCCATTGTCCTCAACAACGGTGACGTGGTGGAGCCGGCTAAAACACTGGTCGATTTTGCCAAAAAAAATGCGCAATTGGAACTTGTCGCCGGTGTGCTTGAGGGAAAAGTTTTGGACGTCTCACAGATCAACGCCTTGGCGGAATTGCCTGGTAGAGAGGTCCTCTTGGCCAAACTGCTTTCCGTCATGGTTGGTGTGCAGACATCTTTGGTCAACGTTTTAAGTGCCGTACCGAGGGGTTTGGTACAGGTTCTTGATGCGTACAGGGTTAAAAAAGAAAACGATAACTAA
- a CDS encoding 50S ribosomal protein L1, which translates to MSRKGKEFVKAKAQIEPNRRYTLQEAIDLSIRTARAKFDETVDAAIRLGVNPAHADQMIRGSVVLPHGLGKTVRVLVFAKGEKEKEALEAGADVVGGDDLVEKIKGGWLEFDKTVATPDMMGSVGKIGKILGPRGLMPNPKVGTVTFDVANAVQELKAGKVEFRVEKAGIIHSPVGKVSFGVEKLRDNIATLLETIIKLKPASSKGVYMRSISISTTMGPGVKVDPLDVRNIN; encoded by the coding sequence ATGTCTCGAAAAGGAAAAGAGTTTGTAAAAGCTAAAGCGCAGATTGAGCCGAATAGACGGTACACTCTGCAGGAAGCCATTGATCTTTCAATTCGTACGGCCAGAGCGAAGTTTGATGAAACGGTTGATGCGGCGATTCGTTTGGGGGTCAATCCTGCCCATGCCGACCAGATGATCCGCGGCAGCGTTGTTTTGCCTCATGGACTTGGCAAGACGGTTCGTGTACTCGTTTTTGCCAAAGGGGAAAAGGAAAAAGAGGCGCTGGAAGCCGGAGCTGATGTGGTGGGCGGCGATGATCTTGTTGAGAAAATCAAGGGTGGTTGGCTTGAGTTCGATAAGACGGTGGCAACCCCGGATATGATGGGCAGCGTGGGTAAAATTGGCAAAATCCTCGGCCCTCGCGGACTTATGCCGAACCCGAAAGTCGGGACGGTCACTTTCGATGTGGCCAATGCCGTTCAGGAACTCAAGGCGGGCAAGGTTGAATTTCGCGTTGAAAAGGCCGGTATCATCCATAGTCCGGTCGGTAAGGTATCGTTTGGTGTGGAAAAACTGAGAGATAATATCGCCACACTTCTGGAAACCATTATCAAATTGAAACCCGCATCCAGCAAGGGTGTTTATATGCGGAGTATCTCAATTTCTACGACCATGGGTCCCGGGGTCAAGGTTGACCCCCTGGATGTGAGGAATATTAACTGA
- the rplK gene encoding 50S ribosomal protein L11: MAKKIIASIKLQIKAGKATPSPPIGPALGQHGVNIMEFCKAYNAMTQNQEGTVIPVVITVYSDRSFTFVTKTPPASVLLKQAAKIAKGSGVPNRDKVGSVTSGQIKEIAELKYKDLNAVDLDNAIRIISGTARSMGIEVVG; this comes from the coding sequence ATGGCAAAGAAGATTATTGCGAGCATAAAACTACAAATCAAAGCCGGGAAGGCGACACCCTCACCGCCGATCGGTCCCGCTTTGGGGCAGCATGGTGTGAATATTATGGAGTTTTGTAAGGCCTATAACGCCATGACACAGAATCAGGAGGGAACGGTCATCCCTGTTGTGATCACTGTTTATTCAGACCGGTCCTTCACGTTTGTCACGAAAACCCCGCCGGCCTCGGTACTTCTGAAACAGGCGGCCAAGATTGCCAAAGGTTCCGGGGTGCCAAACCGGGACAAGGTTGGATCAGTCACGTCAGGACAGATAAAGGAAATTGCAGAATTGAAGTACAAGGATTTGAACGCAGTGGATTTGGATAACGCCATCCGGATTATCTCTGGAACGGCACGGTCCATGGGGATAGAGGTGGTTGGTTAA
- the nusG gene encoding transcription termination/antitermination protein NusG, with product MEFRWYVVHTYSGFENKVKLSLEERIKTEGKQDFFSDILIPEENVVELVSGERKTSKRKFFPGYILVRMKLNDETWHIVKDTPKVTGFIGSKDKPSPVPDKDVENLITRIDEGTLKPQPKFKFDVGDHVRVIDGPFTNFDGVIDEVRPEKGKLRVIVSIFGRPTPVELDFIQVIQN from the coding sequence ATGGAATTCAGGTGGTATGTTGTTCATACTTATTCAGGGTTTGAAAACAAAGTAAAACTTTCTCTGGAGGAACGCATTAAAACCGAGGGGAAGCAGGATTTTTTTTCGGACATTTTGATTCCGGAAGAAAACGTTGTGGAGTTGGTTTCAGGGGAGAGAAAAACATCAAAGAGGAAATTTTTCCCGGGATATATTCTGGTTCGGATGAAGTTGAACGATGAGACATGGCACATTGTCAAGGATACGCCCAAAGTTACAGGGTTTATCGGGAGCAAGGACAAGCCGTCCCCGGTTCCGGATAAGGACGTCGAAAATCTGATTACACGGATTGATGAGGGAACCTTAAAACCGCAGCCCAAATTCAAGTTCGATGTAGGAGATCATGTCCGCGTCATCGACGGGCCGTTCACAAATTTTGACGGAGTCATTGATGAAGTAAGACCCGAAAAGGGTAAACTCCGTGTTATCGTGAGTATATTTGGTCGTCCGACGCCTGTCGAACTGGACTTTATCCAAGTGATACAGAATTGA
- the secE gene encoding preprotein translocase subunit SecE, giving the protein MGNLMDKIKLVLFRIRQFLGEARAELRKVTWPTRKQTFASTGVVLVVVIIVSLFLGLVDFGLAKIIKALLG; this is encoded by the coding sequence TTGGGTAACTTAATGGACAAGATTAAACTGGTTCTGTTTAGGATTCGCCAGTTTTTAGGAGAGGCGAGAGCCGAATTGAGGAAAGTGACCTGGCCAACGCGCAAACAGACGTTTGCGTCCACAGGGGTTGTGTTGGTTGTGGTAATCATCGTGTCCCTCTTTTTGGGGCTTGTGGATTTTGGGCTGGCCAAGATCATTAAGGCGTTGTTGGGTTAA
- the rpmG gene encoding 50S ribosomal protein L33, whose amino-acid sequence MRNIILLACTECKQRNYSTTKNKRTMQGRLELKKYCKFCRTHTPHRETK is encoded by the coding sequence ATGAGAAATATCATTTTATTGGCCTGCACGGAATGCAAACAACGAAACTACTCAACAACAAAAAACAAAAGAACGATGCAGGGTCGTCTCGAGTTAAAAAAATACTGCAAGTTTTGTCGGACCCATACCCCGCATCGAGAAACGAAATAA